One genomic segment of Pongo abelii isolate AG06213 chromosome 13, NHGRI_mPonAbe1-v2.0_pri, whole genome shotgun sequence includes these proteins:
- the TLN1 gene encoding talin-1, translated as MVALSLKISIGNVVKTMQFEPSTMVYDACRIIRERIPEAPAGPPSDFGLFLSDDDPKKGIWLEAGKALDYYMLRNGDTMEYRKKQRPLKIRMLDGTVKTIMVDDSKTVTDMLMTICARIGITNHDEYSLVRELMEEKKEEVTGTLRKDKTLLRDEKKMEKLKQKLHTDDELNWLDHGRTLREQGVEEHETLLLRRKFFYSDQNVDSRDPVQLNLLYVQARDDILNGSHPVSFDKACEFAGFQCQIQFGPHNEQKHKAGFLDLKDFLPKEYVKQKGERKIFQAHKNCGQMSEIEAKVRYVKLARSLKTYGVSFFLVKEKMKGKNKLVPRLLGITKECVMRVDEKTKEVIQEWNLTNIKRWAASPKSFTLDFGDYQDGYYSVQTTEGEQIAQLIAGYIDIILKKKKSKDHFGLEGDEESTMLEDSVSPKKSTVLQQQYNRVGKVEHGSVALPAIMRSGASGPENFQVGSMPPAQQQITSGQMHRGHMPPLTSAQQALTGTINSSMQAVQAAQATLDDFDTLPPLGQDAASKAWRKNKMDESKHEIHSQVDAITAGTASVVNLTAGDPAETDYTAVGCAVTTISSNLTEMSRGVKLLAALLEDEGGSGRPLLQAAKGLAGAVSELLRSAQPASAEPRQNLLQAAGNVGQASGELLQQIGESDTDPHFQDVLMQLAKAVASAAAALVLKAKSVAQRTEDSGLQTQVIAAATQCALSTSQLVACTKVVAPTISSPVCQEQLVEAGRLVAKAVESCVSASQAATEDGQLLRGVGAAATAVTQALNELLQHVKAHATGAGPAGRYDQATDTILTVTENIFSSMGDAGEMVRQARILAQATSDLVNAIKADAEGESDLENSRKLLSAAKILADATAKMVEAAKGAAAHPDSEEQQQRLREAAEGLRMATNAAAQNAIKKKLVQRLEHAAKQAAASATQTIAAAQHAASTPKASAGPQPLLVQSCKAVAEQIPLLVQGVRGSQAQPDSPSAQLALIAASQSFLQPGGKMVAAAKASVPTIQDQASAMQLSQCAKNLGTALAELRTAAQKAQEACGPLEMDSALSVVQNLEKDLQEVKAAARDGKLKPLPGETMEKCTQDLGNSTKAVSSAIAQLLGEVAQGNENYAGIAARDVAGGLRSLAQAARGVAALTSDPAVQAIVLDTASDVLDKASSLIEEAKKAAGHPGDPESQQRLAQVAKAVTQALNRCVSCLPGQRDVDNALRAVGDASKRLLSDSLPPSTGTFQEAQSRLNEAAAGLNQAATELVQASRGTPQDLARASGRFGQDFSTFLEAGVEMAGQAPSQEDQAQVVSNLKGISMSSSKLLLAAKALSTDPAAPNLKSQLAAAARAVTDSINQLITMCTQQAPGQKECDNALRELETVRELLENPVQPINDMSYFGCLDSVMENSKVLGEAMTGISQNAKNGNLPEFGDAISTASKALCGFTEAAAQAAYLVGVSDPNSQAGQQGLVEPTQFARANQAIQMACQSLGEPGCTQAQVLSAATIVAKHTSALCNSCRLASARTTNPTAKRQFVQSAKEVANSTANLVKTIKALDGAFTEENRAQCRAATAPLLEAVDNLSAFASNPEFSSIPAQISPEGRAAMEPIVISAKTMLESAGGLIQTARALAVNPRDPPSWSVLAGHSRTVSDSIKKLITSMRDKAPGQLECETAIAALNSCLRDLDQASLAAVSQQLAPREGISQEALHTQMLTAVQEISHLIEPLANAARAEASQLGHKVSQMAQYFEPLTLAAVGAASKTLSHPQQMALLDQTKTLAESALQLLYTAKEAGGNPKQAAHTQEALEEAVQMMTEAVEDLTTTLNEAASAAGVVGGMVDSITQAINQLDEGPMGEPEGSFVDYQTTMVRTAKAIAVTVQEMVTKSNTSPEELGPLANQLTSDYGRLASEAKPAAVAAENEEIGSHIKHRVQELGHGCAALVTKAGALQCSPSDAYTKKELIECARRVSEKVSHVLAALQAGNRGTQACITAASAVSGIIADLDTTIMFATAGTLNREGTETFADHREGILKTAKVLVEDTKVLVQNAAGSQEKLAQAAQSSVATITRLADVVKLGAASLGAEDPETQVVLINAVKDVAKALGDLISATKAAAGKVGDDPAVWQLKNSAKVMVTNVTSLLKTVKAVEDEATKGTRALEATTEHIRQELAVFCSPEPPAKTSTPEDFIRMTKGITMATAKAVAAGNSCRQEDVIATANLSRRAIADMLRACKEAAYHPEVAPDVRLRALHYGRECANGYLELLDHVLLTLQKPSPELKQQLTGHSKRVAGSVTELIQAAEAMKGTEWVDPEDPTVIAENELLGAAAAIEAAAKKLEQLKPRAKPKEADESLNFEEQILEAAKSIAAATSALVKAASAAQRELVAQGKVGAIPANALDDGQWSQGLISAARMVAAATNNLCEAANAAVQGHASQEKLISSAKQVAASTAQLLVACKVKADQDSEAMKRLQAAGNAVKRASDNLVKAAQKAAAFEEQENETVVVKEKMVGGIAQIIAAQEEMLRKERELEEARKKLAQIRQQQYKFLPSELRDEH; from the exons ATGGTTGCACTTTCACTGAAGATCAGCATTGGGAATGTGGTGAAGACGATGCAGTTTGAGCCGTCTACCATGGTGTACGACGCCTGCCGCATCATTCGTGAGCGGATCCCAGAGGCCCCGGCTGGTCCTC CCAGCGACTTTGGGCTCTTTCTGTCAGATGATGACCCCAAAAAAGGTATAtggctggaggctgggaaagCTTTGGACTACTACATGCTCCGAAATGGG GACACTATGGAGTACAGGAAGAAACAGAGACCCCTGAAGATCCGTATGCTGGATGGAACTGTGAAGACGATCATGGTGGATGACTCTAAGACTGTCACTGACATGCTCATGACCATCTGTGCCCGCATTG GCATCACCAACCATGATGAATATTCATTGGTTCGAGAGCtgatggaagagaaaaaggaggaagtaaCAGGGACCTTAAGAAAGGACAAGACATTGCTGCGAGATGAAAAGAAGATGGAGAAACTAAAGCAGAAATTGCACACAGATGATGAGT TGAACTGGCTGGACCATGGTCGGACACTGAGGGAGCAGGGTGTAGAGGAGCACGAGACACTGCTGCTGCGGAGGAAGTTCTTTTACTCAGACCAGAATGTGGATTCCCGGGACCCTGTACAGCTGAACCTCCTGTATGTGCAG GCACGAGATGACATCCTGAATGGCTCCCACCCTGTCTCCTTTGACAAGGCCTGTGAGTTTGCTGGCTTCCAATGCCAGATCCAGTTTGGGCCCCACAATGAGCAGAAGCACAAGGCTGGATTCCTCGA CCTGAAGGACTTCCTGCCCAAGGAGTATGTGAAGCAGAAGGGAGAGCGTAAGATCTTCCAG GCACACAAGAATTGTGGGCAAATGAGTGAGATTGAGGCCAAGGTCCGCTACGTGAAGCTAGCCCGTTCTCTCAAGACTTACGGTGTCTCCTTCTTCCTGGTGAAG GAAAAAATGAAAGGCAAGAACAAGCTAGTGCCCAGGCTTCTGGGCATCACCAAGGAGTGTGTGATGCGAGTGGATGAGAAGACCAAGGAAGTGATCCAAGAGTGGAACCTCACCAACATCAAACGCTGGGCTGCCTCTCCCAAAAGCTTCACCCTG GATTTTGGAGATTACCAAGATGGCTATTACTCAGTACAGACAACTGAAGGGGAGCAGATTGCACAGCTCATTGCTGGCTACATCGATATCATCCTGAAGAAG AAAAAAAGCAAGGATCACTTTGGGCTGGAAGGAGATGAGGAGTCTACTATGCTGGAGGACTCAGTGTCCCCCAAAAA GTCAACAGTCCTGCAGCAGCAGTACAACCGGGTGGGGAAAGTGGAGCATGGCTCTGTGGCCCTGCCTGCCATCATGCGCTCTGGAGCCTCTGGTCCCGAGAATTTCCAGGTGGGCAGCATGCCCCCTGCCCAGCAGCAGATTACCAGCGGCCAGATGCACCGAGGACACATGCCTCCTCTG ACTTCTGCCCAGCAGGCACTCACTGGAACCATTAACTCCAGCATGCAGGCCGTGCAGGCTGCCCAGGCCACCCTGGATGACTTTGACACTCTGCCGCCTCTTGGCCAGGATGCT gCCTCTAAGGCCTGGCGTAAAAACAAGATGGATGAATCAAAGCATGAGATCCACTCTCAGGTAGATGCCATCACAGCTGGTACTGCGTCTGTGGTGAACCTGACAGCAG GGGACCCTGCTGAGACAGACTATACCGCAGTGGGCTGTGCAGTCACCACAATCTCCTCCAACCTGACGGAAATGTCCCGTGGGGTGAAGCTGCTGGCTGCCTTGCTGGAGGATGAAGGCGGCAGTGGCCGGCCCCTGTTGCAGGCAGCAAAGGGCCTTGCGGGAGCAGTGTCAGAACTGCTGCGCAGTGCCCAACCAGCCAGTGCTGAG CCCCGTCAGAACCTGCTGCAAGCAGCTGGGAACGTGGGCCAGGCCAGTGGGGAGCTGTTGCAACAAATTGGGGAAAGTGATACTGACCCCCACTTCCAG GATGTGCTAATGCAGCTTGCCAAAGCTGTGGCAAGTGCTGCAGCTGCCCTGGTCCTCAAGGCCAAGAGTGTGGCCCAGCGGACAGAGGACTCGGGACTTCAGACCCAAGTTATTGCTGCAGCAACACAGTGTGCCCTGTCCACTTCCCAACTAGTGGCCTGTACTAAG GTGGTGGCACCTACAATCAGCTCACCTGTCTGCCAAGAGCAACTGGTGGAGGCTGGACGACTGGTAGCCAAAGCCGTGGAGAGCTGTGTGTCTGCCTCCCAGGCAGCTACAGAGGATGGGCAACTGTTGCGAGGGGTAGGAGCAGCAGCCACGGCTGTCACCCAGGCCCTAAATGAGCTGCTGCAGCATGTGAAAGCCCATGCCACAGGGGCCGGGCCTGCTGGCCGTTACGACCAGGCTACTGACACCATCCTAACCGTCACTGAGAACATCTTTAGCTCCATGGGTGATGCTG GGGAGATGGTGCGACAGGCCCGCATCCTGGCCCAAGCCACATCTGACCTAGTCAATGCCATCAAGGCTGATGCTGAGGGGGAAAGTGATCTGGAGAACTCCCGCAAGCTCTTAAGTGCTGCCAAGATCCTAGCTGATGCCACAGCCAAGATGGTAGAGGCTGCCAAG GGAGCAGCCGCCCACCCTGACAGTGAGGAGCAGCAGCAGCGACTGCGGGAGGCAGCTGAGGGGCTGCGCATGGCCACCAATGCAGCTGCGCAAAATGCCATCAAGAAAAAGCTGGTGCAGCGCCTGGAG CATGCAGCCAAGCAGGCTGCAGCCTCAGCCACACAGACCATCGCTGCAGCTCAGCACGCAGCCTCTACCCCCAAGGCCTCTGCTGGCCCCCAGCCCCTGCTGGTGCAGAGCTGCAAG GCAGTGGCAGAGCAGATTCCACTGCTGGTGCAGGGCGTCCGAGGAAGCCAAGCCCAGCCTGACAGCCCCAGCGCTCAGCTTGCCCTCATTGCTGCCAGCCAGAGCTTCCTGCAG CCAGGTGGGAAGATGGTGGCAGCTGCAAAGGCCTCTGTGCCAACGATTCAGGACCAGGCTTCAGCCATGCAGCTGAGTCAGTGTGCCAAGAACCTGGGCACTGCGCTGGCTGAACTCCGGACGGCTGCCCAGAAG GCTCAGGAAGCATGTGGACCTTTGGAGATGGATTCTGCACTGAGTGTGGTACAGAATCTAGAGAAAGATCTACAGGAAGTGAAGGCAGCGGCTCGAGATGGCAAGCTTAAACCCTTACCTGGGGAGACA ATGGAAAAGTGTACCCAGGACCTCGGCAACAGCACCAAAGCCGTGAGCTCAGCCATCGCCCAGCTACTGGGAGAGGTTGCCCAGGGCAATGAGAATTATGCAG GTATTGCAGCTCGGGATGTGGCAGGTGGGCTGCGTTCACTGGCCCAGGCCGCTAGGGGAGTCGCTGCACTGACGTCAGATCCTGCAGTGCAGGCCATTGTACTTGATACGGCCAGTGATGTGCTGGACAAGGCCAGCAGCCTCATTGAGGAGGCGAAAAAGGCAGCTGGCCATCCAGGGGACCCTGAGAGCCAGCAGCGGCTTGCCCAG GTGGCTAAAGCAGTGACCCAGGCTCTGAACCGCTGTGTCAGCTGCCTACCTGGCCAGCGCGATGTGGATAATGCCCTGAGGGCAGTTGGAGATGCCAGCAAGCGACTCCTGAGTGACTCG CTTCCTCCTAGCACTGGGACATTTCAAGAAGCTCAGAGCCGGTTGAATGAAGCTGCTGCTGGGCTGAATCAGGCAGCCACAGAACTGGTGCAGGCCTCTCGGGGAACCCCTCAGGACCTGGCTCGAGCCTCAGGCCGATTTGGACAGGACTTCAGCACCTTCCTGGAAGCTGGTGTGGAGATGGCAGGCCAGGCTCCG AGCCAGGAGGACCAAGCCCAAGTTGTGTCCAACTTGAAGGGCATCTCCATGTCTTCAAGCAAACTTCTTCTGGCTGCCAAGGCCCTGTCCACGGACCCTGCTGCCCCTAACCTCAAGAGTCAGCTGGCTGCAGCTGCCAG GGCAGTAACTGACAGCATCAATCAGCTCATCACTATGTGCACCCAGCAGGCACCCGGCCAGAAGGAGTGTGATAACGCCCTGCGGGAATTGGAG ACGGTCCGGGAACTCCTGGAGAACCCAGTCCAGCCCATCAATGACATGTCCTACTTTGGTTGCCTGGACAGTGTAATGGAGAACTCAAAG GTGCTGGGCGAGGCCATGACTGGCATCTCCCAAAATGCCAAGAATGGAAACCTGCCAGAGTTTGGAGATGCCATTTCCACAGCCTCAAAGGCACTTTGTGGCTTCACCGAGGCAGCTGCACAG GCTGCATATCTGGTTGGTGTCTCTGACCCCAATAGCCAAGCTGGACAGCAAGGGCTAGTGGAGCCCACACAGTTTGCCCGTGCAAACCAGGCAATTCAGATGGCCTGCCAGAGTTTGGGAGAGCCTGGCTGTACCCAGGCCCAG GTGCTCTCCGCAGCCACCATTGTGGCTAAACACACCTCTGCACTGTGTAACAGCTGTCGCCTGGCCTCTGCCCGTACCACCAATCCTACCGCCAAGCGCCAGTTTGTACAGTCAGCCAAGGAGGTGGCCAACAGCACAGCGAATCTTGTCAAGACCATCAAG GCGCTAGATGGGGCCTTCACAGAGGAGAACCGTGCCCAGTGCCGAGCAGCAACAGCCCCTCTGCTGGAGGCTGTGGACAATCTGAGTGCCTTTGCGTCCAACCCTGAGTTCTCCAGCATTCCTGCCCAGATCAGCCCTGAG ggtCGGGCTGCCATGGAGCCCATTGTGATCTCTGCCAAGACAATGTTAGAGAGTGCCGGGGGACTCATCCAGACAGCCCGGGCCCTCGCAGTCAATCCCCGGGACCCCCCAAGCTGGTCAGTGCTGGCCGGCCACTCCCGTACTGTCTCAGACTCCATCAAGAAGCTAATTACAAGCATGAG GGACAAGGCTCCAGGGCAGCTGGAGTGTGAAACGGCCATTGCAGCTCTGAACAGTTGTCTACGGGACCTAGACCAGGCTTCCCTCGCTGCAGTCAGCCAGCAGCTTGCTCCCCGTGAGGGAATCTCTCAAGAG GCCTTGCACACTCAGATGCTCACTGCAGTACAAGAGATCTCCCATCTCATTGAGCCGCTGGCCAATGCTGCCCGGGCTGAAGCCTCCCAGCTGGGACACAAG GTGTCCCAGATGGCCCAGTACTTTGAGCCGCTCACCCTGGCTGCAGTGGGTGCTGCCTCCAAGACCCTGAGCCACCCGCAGCAGATGGCACTCCTGGACCAGACTAAAACATTGGCAGAGTCTGCCCTGCAGTTGCTATACACTGCCAAGGAGGCTGGTGGTAACCCAAAG cAAGCAGCTCACACCCAGGAAGCCCTGGAGGAGGCTGTGCAGATGATGACAGAGGCCGTAGAGGACCTGACAACAACCCTCAACGAGGCAGCCAGTGCTGCTGGGGTCGTGGGTGGCATGGTGgactccatcacccaggccaTCAACCAG CTAGATGAAGGACCAATGGGTGAACCAGAAGGTTCCTTTGTGGATTACCAGACAACTATGGTGCGGACAGCCAAGGCCATTGCAGTGACCGTTCAGGAGATG GTTACCAAGTCAAACACCAGCCCGGAGGAGCTGGGCCCTCTTGCTAACCAGCTGACCAGTGACTATGGCCGTCTGGCCTCGGAGGCCAAGCCTGCAGCGGTGGCTGCTGAAAATGAAGAG ATAGGTTCCCATATCAAACACCGGGTACAGGAGCTGGGCCATGGCTGTGCCGCTCTGGTCACCAAGGCAGGCGCCCTGCAGTGCAGCCCCAGTGATGCCTACACCAAGAAGGAGCTCATAGAGTGTGCCCGGAGAGTCTCTGAGAAG GTCTCCCACGTCCTggctgcgctccaggctgggaaTCGTGGCACCCAGGCCTGCATCACAGCAGCCAGCGCTGTGTCTGGTATTATTGCTGACCTCGACACCACCATCATGTTCGCCACTGCTGGCACGCTCAATCGCGAGGGTACTGAAACTTTCGCTGACCACCG GGAGGGCATCCTGAAGACTGCGAAGGTGCTGGTGGAGGACACCAAAGTCCTGGTGCAAAACGCAGCTGGGAGCCAGGAGAAGTTGGCGCAGGCTGCCCAGTCCTCCGTGGCGACCATCACCCGCCTCGCTGATGTGGTCAAGCTGGGTGCAGCCAGCCTGGGAGCTGAGGACCCTGAGACCCAG GTGGTACTAATCAACGCGGTGAAAGATGTAGCCAAGGCCCTGGGAGACCTCATCAGTGCAACGAAGGCTGCAGCTGGCAAAGTTGGAGATGACCCTGCTGTGTGGCAGCTAAAGAACTCTGCCAAG GTAATGGTGACCAATGTGACATCATTGCTTAAAACAGTAAAAGCCGTGGAAGATGAGGCCACCAAAGGCACTCGGGCCCTGGAGGCAACCACAGAACACATACGGCAGGAACTGGCG GTTTTCTGTTCCCCAGAGCCACCTGCTAAGACCTCTACCCCAGAAGACTTCATCCGAATGACCAAGGGTATCACCATGGCAACAGCCAAGGCCGTTGCTGCTGGCAATTCCTGTCGCCAGGAAGATGTCATTGCCACAGCCAATCTGAGCCGCCGTGCTATTGCAGATATGCTTCGGGCTTGCAAG GAAGCAGCTTACCACCCAGAAGTGGCCCCCGATGTGCGGCTTCGAGCCCTGCACTATGGCCGGGAATGTGCCAATGGCTACCTGGAACTGCTGGACCATGTACTGCTG ACCCTGCAGAAGCCAAGCCCAGAACTGAAGCAGCAGTTGACAGGACATTCAAAGCGTGTGGCTGGCTCCGTCACTGAGCTCATCCAGGCTGCTGAAGCCATGAAGG GAACAGAATGGGTAGACCCAGAGGACCCCACAGTCATTGCTGAGAATGAGCTCCTGGGAGCTGCAGCCGCCATTGAGGCTGCAGCCAAAAAGCTAGAGCAGCTGAAGCCCCGGGCCAAACCCAAG GAGGCAGATGAGTCCTTGAACTTTGAGGAGCAGATACTAGAAGCTGCCAAGTCCATTGCAGCAGCCACCAGTGCACTGGTAAAGGCTGCGTCGGCTGCCCAGAGAGAACTAGTGGCCCAAGGGAAG GTGGGTGCCATTCCAGCCAATGCACTGGACGATGGGCAGTGGTCCCAGGGCCTCATTTCTGCT GCCCGGATGGTGGCTGCAGCCACCAACAATCTGTGTGAGGCAGCCAATGCAGCTGTACAAGGCCACGCCAGCCAGGAGAAGCTCATCTCATCAGCCAAGCAGGTAGCTGCCTCCACAGCCCAGCTCCTTGTGGCCTGCAAGGTCAAGGCTGACCAGGACTCGGAGGCAATGAAACGACTTCAG GCTGCTGGCAACGCAGTGAAGCGAGCCTCAGATAATCTGGTGAAAGCAGCACAGAAGGCTGCAGCCTTCGAAGAACAGGAGAATGAGACAGTGGTGGTGAAAGAGAAGATGGTTGGCGGCATTGCCCAG ATCATCGCAGCACAGGAAGAAATGCTTCGGAAGGAACGAGAGCTGGAAGAGGCGCGGAAGAAACTGGCCCAGATCCGGCAGCAGCAGTACAAGTTTCTGCCTTCAGAGCTTCGAGATGAGCACTAA